From the genome of Epinephelus lanceolatus isolate andai-2023 chromosome 23, ASM4190304v1, whole genome shotgun sequence, one region includes:
- the LOC144461745 gene encoding uncharacterized protein LOC144461745 — protein MEEPTPLHTKVASILGPASMSGVVSEREGDTDFAQEESVTLQVVAVGEEEEEQVVEEIPSTSGTDPSVPSAPSGSRVRGGGRVLTDRVLETQRETISAIREVRDELTQIRMVMQNMCELISSATDAIKQLQK, from the exons ATGGAAGAACCTACACCACTTCACACCAAAGTGGCTTCCATTCTCGGACCAGCCAGCATGTCTGGTGTTGtgtcagagagggagggggacaCAGATTTTGCTCAAGAGGAGAGTG TCACGTTACAGGTGGTAGCAGtgggcgaggaggaggaggaacaggtggtgGAGGAGATTCCCAGCACGTCTGGCACGGACCCGTCTGTACCCAGCGCGCCCAGCGGATCCAGAGTGCGCGGAGGTGGCCGGGTTCTCACCGATCGCGTcctggaaacacagcgggaAACCATCAGTGCCATCCGTGAAGTCAGGGATGAACTAACACAAATACGCATGGTCATGCAGAATATGTGTGAACTGATTTCATCTGCAACTGACGCAATAAAACAGTTACAAAAGTGA